TCCAAAGTATCTTCCAAGTAAAATGTATTCATGAGGCAACCCCAGTTAAATAATGTAGCATCAAATGCTGTTGTCACTGCTTTTTCCATCCGCTCAAGAAGTTGTATGAAATCTTGCCATTCAGAATCTTTAAGACCGGACAAAGTCTTTTTGTCCCGATTTAACGCAACCACACATGTTGCCAAATTGCTCTGATTGGGGGCCAGATACACTATCCAGTGTTCAGTCTGGAAGATTGGGTCTCCGAAGTTATAATCTTCTAATTTTTCACAGTAAGGACATTCAATAGTCATAATCATTTCTCCCATGAATCATTAGTAAAATGGATGTTACTGGAATAATGGTCAAAGTTTTGTTTAAAAAACGTACCATTCTACATTTATTTCATTTAATTCCGTATTTTTGAATTTCCTATAATTTGGAAAGTATGAAAGAGATGGCAAAGCCAATGACCGTAACCATTCCCGCCAAGTTATGGGTTTTTGAGAATGCTTCAGGAATCATGGTATCCACTAACATGGCCAGGATTCCCCCTGCAGCCACGGCTAAGGTTATTGCTGTTAATTCCACTGGTAAATGACTGAAAACAGAAAAACCCACCAGTGAAGATAAAGATGTTATAACCACTATAGAAAACCATAACGAAAAGATTTTAATAGGTTTCCATCCAGTTTTTTTCATTCCCTTTGTACTGGAAAGTCCTTCAGGTATGTTAGAAAGGAATATAGCTATTACTGTCGCTATACTGACCATTCCCCCACTGATCATGGTTAAACCTATAGCTATGGACTCGGGAACACCATCAATAACTGAACCAACAGCTATGGCCACTGCATTACTATTTTCATTATCATCTTCAGGTTTATCAGATCTTTTACGGTGTTTGGCACCTTTACGTGCCAAGTAGATGTTGGCAATTGTGAAAATAGTGGCACCTAAAAAGAATCCAGTCACTAAATGTATTGGTCCACCGAGAGTATAAGCATCGTCTAAAAGTTCGAAAGACACAGCAGACATGAGAACACCAGCTCCAAAGGCCATAATTGAGGCTACCAAGCGTTGAGGCAACTTGATAAAATAGCCTAATAAGGCTCCCAAAAGCAGGGCAGAACCAGCAACACATCCCCATATAGCAGCCATTAACATACCCGAAAACATAAGATCACTTGAACTTTTTAATTTTGCCTTGTATAGTATTATTGTACCAACAACAATATTGGTTCATTCCCAGCAAATACTATATTTCTGGAACAAATAATTATATCTAAGTGAAGGCATCGGATAGCATTAGATGGGAGAATAATATGGTAACTGGAACAGTCAAAACAGCAGCATCAACTAGATCACTCCAAAAATTGAGTCTGTTTTTAGTGGCTGTCAGTTCATTTTTAATTCCTTTCATGGGATCATCCCTTAGCATTGCTCTTCCACTTATCCAGAACGATCTTGCTGTTGATATTTTAGTACTGGGATGGATTCCCACAGCATTCACACTTGCTAACGCTGCACTGGTCTTACCCTTCGGTAGATTGGCAGATATTCACGGTCGCAAGAAAGTTTTCACCTTTGGAATAACCATCTACACCCTTGCATCATTTTTAGCTGTTTTTTCTAGTACGGGGTTGATGCTTATTTTTTTCAGCTTCTTGCAAGGAGTGGGTTGTGCAATGATTTTTGCCACTGGAGTTGCTCTTCTTATTTCCATTTTCCCCAAAAAACATAGAGGCGAAGTTCTAGGAATTTACCTTACCGCAGTTTATATTGGATTGTTTTTAGGCCCTCTTCTAGGGGGCTTCTTGGCACATAATTTGGGTTGGATGAGCATATTCTTGGCCAATGTTCCTATTGGCCTTTTCTTGTTATCATTAATCCTGACTAAGTTTCGAGGGGAATGGAAAAGTGCTGATGGGGAAAAATTCGACCGGTTAGGCTCACTGATTTATATATTTTCCCTTTCAGTTTTAATGTATGGTATTTCAACCATGAATGAGGTTTTAGGGAAAGCATTTCTCATCCTAGGGTTTGCCAGCATCATACTCTTTTTAATCATTGAAAAACGTTCTTCAAATCCAATAATTCCTTTGAATATATTTAAAAACAGGATAACCAGTTTTTCTGGGGTGGCCCTTTTCCTGGTCACAGTTTCCACTTCCGCCATGTGGACTTTAATCAGCCTCTACTTACAAGAACTAAGGGGACTGAATCCCCTGACTACCGCACTTATTTTAGCAGTACAACCACTAGCAGTGGCTGTTTTATCACCATTGGTGGGGCGTATGGTGGATGTCAATAATAATAAAGCAGTGAATATTATTGGAGCCATCATATCCACTGCTGGTCTTTTCACACTTTCATTTTTAGGTGAGAAATCATCTTTAATTCAACTAGCCATTGGTTTATTAATGGTTGGTAGTGGTATGGGCTTATTCACCGCCCCTACCAATCGAAATTTCCTCCAGTCCATATCCAGCAAATATTATGGTGTTGGTTCAGCAACTATGTCTACCATGGTTTTTATAGGTCAAACAGTTAGTTTAGGCGTTCTACTTTCAATATTAACTAGGTATATGGGTACAGTTCAATTATTACCTCCTGTTTATCCTGTTTTTATGGAAGGATTGCAATTTTCATTTTTAATATTCGCAGCAACTTGTGCTATTGGAGTGGTGGTTTCACTGATAGTTCGAGAAAAAATGAAATTTCAAGCACAATCTTTATTAAAAAAATAAAAAAATGGTATCGAATCCTAAATTGGCCGGAGTTCTATTATACTCGTTTTTAATACATAAAAAAATAAATCAAAAATGGAATATACAACCAAAATTAATAAATGACATTATATAACTTAGATTAAGATTGTGGTGGAGAATATGACTGAAAATAATGGATGCAGTGTTAATCAGGAGAAGATTAAAAAATTTTTGAAAAAAATTTTTGAAGAAAAAAAGGCCAAGAAATCTGAATTTATAGGGGATATAATCGTTAGTATAATCCTACTCTACATTGTAAATAACTTGTTATCTTGGAATATCAGCTTCATCGCATCTTCTTTCCAAGATGTTTTATGGAT
This Methanobacterium sp. DNA region includes the following protein-coding sequences:
- a CDS encoding ZIP family metal transporter; this translates as MFSGMLMAAIWGCVAGSALLLGALLGYFIKLPQRLVASIMAFGAGVLMSAVSFELLDDAYTLGGPIHLVTGFFLGATIFTIANIYLARKGAKHRKRSDKPEDDNENSNAVAIAVGSVIDGVPESIAIGLTMISGGMVSIATVIAIFLSNIPEGLSSTKGMKKTGWKPIKIFSLWFSIVVITSLSSLVGFSVFSHLPVELTAITLAVAAGGILAMLVDTMIPEAFSKTHNLAGMVTVIGFAISFILSKL
- a CDS encoding MFS transporter: MVTGTVKTAASTRSLQKLSLFLVAVSSFLIPFMGSSLSIALPLIQNDLAVDILVLGWIPTAFTLANAALVLPFGRLADIHGRKKVFTFGITIYTLASFLAVFSSTGLMLIFFSFLQGVGCAMIFATGVALLISIFPKKHRGEVLGIYLTAVYIGLFLGPLLGGFLAHNLGWMSIFLANVPIGLFLLSLILTKFRGEWKSADGEKFDRLGSLIYIFSLSVLMYGISTMNEVLGKAFLILGFASIILFLIIEKRSSNPIIPLNIFKNRITSFSGVALFLVTVSTSAMWTLISLYLQELRGLNPLTTALILAVQPLAVAVLSPLVGRMVDVNNNKAVNIIGAIISTAGLFTLSFLGEKSSLIQLAIGLLMVGSGMGLFTAPTNRNFLQSISSKYYGVGSATMSTMVFIGQTVSLGVLLSILTRYMGTVQLLPPVYPVFMEGLQFSFLIFAATCAIGVVVSLIVREKMKFQAQSLLKK
- a CDS encoding HIT family protein, which produces MTIECPYCEKLEDYNFGDPIFQTEHWIVYLAPNQSNLATCVVALNRDKKTLSGLKDSEWQDFIQLLERMEKAVTTAFDATLFNWGCLMNTFYLEDTLDPHLHWHFIPRYNHPVKFAGHTFEDPHFGYMRPRPPKNISEDVRNKIAEKIREFL